DNA from Chitinophaga pendula:
TCCGGCAATAACCGCGTCGTAATGGCCACCGATGGCGACTTCAACGTCGGCCAATCCAGCGATGCCGATATGGAAACACTGATCCTCCAAAAGAAAGAAACCGGCGTATTACTCACCTGCCTCGGCGTCGGCATGAAAGATTATAAAGATTCAAAACTGGAAACCCTCTCCAGCAAAGGAAATGGGAACTTTGCCTATATAGACAACCTCGAAGAAGCAAATAAAGTGTTCGCCAGGGAATTCGGTAGCACCCTCTTCACCATCGCAAAAGATGTCAGAGCCGAATTAACTTTTAACCCCAACCTAGTAAAGGAATACCGCCTGATAGGATACGAAAACAAAGTGCTCCGTACAGAAGACTCCAATGAAAAAATAATCGGTGGAATAGTAGGCGCAGGACATTGCGCCGTAGCCATGTATGAGATCATCCCCGGCTCGTCTGCCTGGCAACAGGATAGCCTCCTGGCAAAAGTGAAACTACAGTACCACGACCCCAGGGATACCGCCACCTATACCTTGCAGAAAGAGGTACCTGCCAGCAGTACCACATTCGAAGCTGCCGGCAATGACTTCCGCTTCGCCAGTGCAGTAGCGCTGCTCGGCCTGCTGTTACGCCGGTCTGCCTATAAAGGAAAAGGAGAATGCACCTTGATAATAGATATCGCCAAAGATGCCAAAGGAAAAGATCCCGGCGGATACCGGCAGGAATTCGTCAAACTGGTAAAAGAATTGAAAAAACAAGGACAGATCAAATGATCACTGCTCCGGCGCTACCACCGCCGCATCTCGTCCCCATATAAGCACCCCCAGCAACATACCGGCAATACTGGCTCCCAAACCGGTCATCAGCGAAGGGATCGGAGAGGCTATATACTCCGTAATGAGATAAACAGCCGTACCAAGAAGAATAGAAAGAATAGCACCGGCATTGTTCGCCGCCTTCCAATAAATACCGGCTGTCAATGGTACAAATAATGAAACCAGACTGAGTATGGAAGAATCCGCCACCAACTCATAAATATTCCGGCTGATCAAGGCCATCACCAACGATATCAGCGCCACCCCGATCACCGATAGCCGGATCACCAACAACAACTGCTTATCATTGATATTTTTATAGAACGGACGGATCAGGTTCTCTCCCAACACCGTAGCCGGCGCCAATATCGCACCACTTGTAGTACTCATAATAGCCGATAGCAAAGCCCCGAAAAACATCACCTGGATGAATAACGAACCGTGCTGTAATACCATATTAGGTAATATCTTTTCCGTCTCGCCAGCCAGTAATGAAGGATATAATACTCGCGCACACATAACGATCAGCACCGGCAATAACCCGATCACCAGGTACATTCCGGCTCCCATAAAAGATGAATACACCGCCACTCGCTCACTCTTGGCAGACATCAATCGCTGGAACACATCCTGCTGAGGGATCGAACCCAACCCTATCGTCATCCACGCCGCCAGGTACTTCAACCAGTCATGCCAGTTATGATCAGGTAAGAAACGGTAATGATGCGCCGGCGTCTCCTGTAACACACGCCCCAAACCGCCCGCCTGGCTCACAAACGTCCAGGCCAGGATGATCAACCCGCCAATGATCATGATCGTCTGCACAAAATCAGTAACAGATACCGACCACATCCCCCCCGAATAAGTATAGGCCATCACGATCAAAGCACTGATGATCATCGCAATCTCCTGCGGTACGCCCATCACCGTATTGATCACAATACCCATAGCCACAATCTGCGCAGCGATCCACCCAAAGTAAGAAGGGATCATCAGCAACGCAGAGATCACCTCCGCCTTACGGCCATATCGTATACGGAAAAAATCACAGAAAGTCAGGATATTAAATCGATACAAGGGCCGGGCAAAAAATAAGCCCACCAGCAACAAACAAAGCGATGCACCGAAGGGATCTTCCATAATACCCAGAAAACCATGCTGCGCAAACTCACTGGTAGATCCCAGCATCGTCTCCGATCCAAACCAGGTCGCAAAAATCACACAGGCACTCATCCCCAAAGGCAAATTCCTGCCGGCGACCACAAAATCACTGGTACTATGTACCCGCCGGGCTGCCCACTGCCCGATCAAAATCGTAACAACCAGATAGACCAATATAAATAAGGGCAATATAGCTTGCTCGGATAATAAAGAAATCGCGATCATTTTACAAGACGGTAACATTTGCGGATCATCTTCTGCTGGAAATCAAAAGGCAGCGTCTGTGCCGTGATGTCCTTAATAGAGCTGGCTGATATGTTATCGGCATCTAATACAAAACGCCGGTAATTATTGCTGAAATATACAACCCCTCCCTTCCTCGTTGCCATCAATACACGATTCACAATATCTACATGATCCCTTTGTATATCCAGGATATCCTTCATCCGCTTACTATTGGAAAATGTAGGAGGGTCCAGTATCACCAGGTCGTACGTGTTGATCTTAAGTGTATCCAGGTATTGTAACACATCCGCATGTACAAAATGATGCCGCTCCGCATCAAAACCATTCAACCGCATATTCTCCTCCGCCCAGCCAAGATAAGTCTTCGAAAGATCCACAGAAGTCACCTCCGTAGCACCCCCCGCAGCAGCATATACCGAAAACGAACCGGTATAACAGAACAGGTTCAGTATCTTTTTGCCGGCAGCCTCCTCCCGCACCATACCCCGCGTAATACGATGATCCAGGAATAAACCCGTATCCAAATAATCTGATAGGTTCACCTTAAACCTCAACCCGCCTTCCTTCACAGTAAATTCCTTACTCTCAAAAGACAACTTCTCATATTGTTGTCCTCCCTGCCGGTGCTGCTGCCGTTGCCGTTGTTTAATATAAATATTTTCTGCCGGCACTTCCAACACCCGGCTGATCGTTTCAATACATTGGTCCAACCAGGCCTCATGCGCCTCCTCCTCCATACCGTGCTTACGATGATACTCCGCTACATAAATGTAATCTTCGTAAAATTCAATACTGAAAGGAAACTCCGGAATATCATCGTCATATACCCGGTAACAGGTGATCTCCTGCCGCCGTGCCGTCTTCCTGAGGTGTTTGAATACCTTGGCAAGCCGGTTCTCAAACATCTGTATTTTCGAAGTAGATTGATCCATAGCAGCAGCAAAGATATCCTAGTTTTTAGTATTGCTACCCTGTTTTTTAACAGCTACTACCAGAGATCGTTATCGCTGGCAATACGCCAGACTCACCGTCATCACCAACATGCACCGTTTGCAACGGTAGCTGAGTAATAGCCTCCAGTAAAGACAGATAGTGTGCAAATATCCGTCGGATCGTACTTTCATAGAACAGGTCCGTGTTGTACTCCACCGCCAGCAATAAGCCGTCAGCCGTCTCCCGAGCACCCACATTTAACTCAAATTGACTGGTCTCCCGCGCAATACCGATCTCCGATGCACGCAAGCCCGTGAGCTCTAATGCGGGGGATGGTGGCATATTCTGTAACATAAATATCGCCTGCCACATCGGTGGGTGCATACCCTCCATACCATAACCCAAACGCTCCTGTATCATTTCAATAGGAACATCCTGGTGCTCAAAAGCAGAGATCGTTGTCTCCCTTACCGCATGCAACAGATCACTAAAAGACTGCTGGGGCGCCAACAGGCTTCGTAATAACAGGAAGTTGTTAGAGAAGAATCCAACCGTCTGAGCCACCTCCTGCTGCGACCTTCCGGCAGATACAGTAGCAATACAAATATCCCGTTGCCCGCTGTAACGGGCGATCACCACCTTAAAGGCCGTCAGCAAAGTCATAAACAACGTACACTCCTGCTGTAACGACAACTGTTTAAGTGCCATAACAAGTGTCTGATCTACACGAAAATCGATCGTATGCCCCCGGTAACTTAGCTGTTGAGGCCTGGGGTGATCAGTAGGAAGTGACCATGGCGCCATATCCCGCAGCACATCTTCCCAATACGCTAATTTATTTCGCATCACACCCGAACGGATATACTGCTGCTGCCACAACGTATGATCCGCAAACTGTACCACCGGCTTATCTACCACCGGCAATGTCCCGGCACTAACAATATTGTATAAACGAATGAAAGATTCCATTATGAGAGCCATCGACCAGCCATCCGCCGCAATATGATGCAGGTTAATAGTGAGAAGGTGCATATCCACACCAAACGATACCAGCTGCACCCGCAACATATGATCCTGGCCCAGGTCAAATGGCTGGTCCAGCAGTCCCCGTACATAATCGTAAAGCACCGTATGTGCCACCTTGTCAATTACAGCAGGCACACCTCCGGCAACCGCGGCAATCACCCCCGCCGGTACATCTGCCTGACCAACACACTGCAGCTGCCATTGATCCTCCGGTAACAAATAAGAAAGCACCGCTGAATCATCTCCGGTAGCCCGGATAACAGTACGTAATGTTTCATGCTGATTGACGAGTAGCCTGAAAGCTTGCTCCAATGAAGGAACATCAGGATGCCCCCGTAGCTGGTATACCTTAGGAATATGATAATGCACACTACCGCTTCGCTGGTCCATTGCCCACAACTCAGCCTGTCCAAAAGAGAGTGGGATACCAGCCCCAGCCAACCGTTTAACAGGTACGACCGTATCCTCGTAATCAACCATACCTTCAGCCGGTAAGCTGTCAAGGTAAACCCCAAGGTCCGCCAGTAAACGGTATCGATAGAGTTTACTGATAGCTACGTTCTTACCGCATAACTTACGTATCCGGGCTTTCACGCTGATCACCAGCAAGGAATGCCCGCCCAGCAAAAAGAAATCATCTGTCACACTCACAGAGGAAACGTGCAATACCGATTGCCAGATAGAAACAAGCTGCCTTTCCGTCATATTGCGGGGAGGCGCATATACCCGTTCCACCTGGTCCGCAATAGAAAAGACCAGCGCATCCCGGTCTATCTTACCATTGGGCCGTAGCGGCATAACATCGATAGTTTGCAATACCGCCGGTATCATGTAATCAGGCAGGTTTGCCTTTAAATACAGAGCCAACTGATCCGTGTCAAGATTAGCACCGGGTACTATATACGCGATCAGCTGTTTATGTCCCTCCACCGGCTGATATACCTTGACGGCCACCTGGCTCACCATACCGCTTTTTAATAAGACTTGCTCAATCTCGCCGGGTTCTACCCGGAATCCCCTGATCTTTACCTGGTCATCTGTCCTGCCCATAAAATGAATAGTGCCGTCTATATGGTAACGCGCAAGGTCGCCCGTATTGTAAAGTTGTATGCCGGGCAGAAAAGGATGAGGAAGGAATCTCGCCGCAGTCAGCGCCGCAGATTGCAGATAGCCTTTCGACAATCCCACTCCTCCTACATATAACTCTCCCGGCACATGCGCTGGCAGTGGCATTCCCTGCCGGTCCAGCACATAAGCCGTACGATAGTCCAATGGAAGTCCTATAGGGATTTCTCCATACATATCGTCATGACTGACCAAATGCAAAAGAGAGAAGGTCGTATTTTCTGTTGGTCCGTACCCGTTAATAATTGAAAGACGCGGATAGGCCGATAATAATCGCCTGATATGGTAAAGAGATAATTTATCCCCACCCGTAATAACAGTATCCAGGTTTTCAAACACACGGATATCATGCTCCACCAGCTGATTCAGCCAACTGGAAGTAAACCACATTTTTTTAATGCCGTGGTAAGAGATCGCCTCCCGCAGATAGCTACTGTCCAGCAAAAGCGCCTGCTCACAGAGCACAAGCCGCCCGCCGTTGAGTAACGTACACCAGTATTCAAAGAGCGTAGCATCAAACGTAATAGCTCCGGTAGATAAAACAGATTCCGAAGCTTTTATCATCAGGTGTTTACTGGCCCACAGCATACTGCTTATATTACGGTGAGTGATCATCACGCCCTTAGGCCGGCCGGTACTACCGGAAGTATACATGATACATGCCAGATCATCCGGCGCTGCTCCTTCAGGTGTAAGTCCTGGTAGGTTATCCGCGGGCAGATCCGATATTAACCCCGCTGCCGTATCCAGACAAACAAGCCGTTCTTCAGGAATGCCAGCACTCATCAACAGGGGCCGGTGCGATGCTAATGTAATGACCACCGGATAATTAATACCTTCCAATAGTTGAAGAATACGCTCCGGAGGATAGCTTGGTGTTAGCGGCAGGTAAGCACCCCCGGCTTTTAATATACCCAGGATACCTGCTATCATATTGATCGACCGGTCTATACAGATAGGTATCGGGACATTGCGCTCCACACCGCGCTGTCTCAAATAAAAGGCTAATCGATTGGCCTGCCTGTTTAACGAAGCATAGCTAACTGCATCCGCTCCGGATACCAATGCAACCGCTTCCGGCTGCACAATCACCTGCTTCTCAAAAAGAGGAACAAGACCGCCTGCAGCGTCAGGATAGATCGTAGCAGTCGTGAGTGTACCATAATGGTTGTTCCATTCCTCCTGTCCTAGTATCCGGCGCCGGTCTGCCGGTAGATCATAATACGCCAACACTTGCTCCAACACCCGGTGGAAATATTCGCTCAGCTCCTCCATCGACCGGCCACTGCTTAATCGCCGTGACTGAGAGAAAATAACATGTAACTCATCACCGGTGATATTAACGGAACAATCCAGGAAAGTATTGGTCTGCTCATAACCGTCTACTACAATACTTCTTTCATCAGCAGATCGCGCTTCAAATGCGCCTGCCTCCAGCTGCTCATATACATGGAAATTGACAAAGTTAAAAAGGATGTCAAAAAAAGGATTTTTACCGGGCTCATTATTACCGGTCGCCTGCGCGATCGCTGGCAACGGCATACGGTTATAAGGCTGAATAGCTAATTGATGCTGATCCAGCTGCGTAAAGAAAGCCCTCCAGCTCTCAGCTCCCGTGGGCATCATATACCGGAAAGGAATGGTATTCAGAAAACAGCCCAACAGCTGATCCCCGTCATCTACCAATGGCCGGTTATTGGTCACTAGGCCAATTGTACCTTCTTTTTCATAACTGAATAAACCGATCGTATAGATAGTCGCACCCAGGAATAATGTCTTCAATGATACACCCTCCTCTACCGCTTTATCTTTTAACGCCGCAAAGAATGCGCGATCATAGCGTTTCCTGAAACGATGAAAATGATGCTCCTCCGAAAAGATATCTGTCCGCTTATGATCGGCTAATTCCCTGATCCAGAATTCCTTCGTAACGGCACTATCCTTCTCAATAATATTTTGTATCACGAAATCCTTGTAGCTGCTGCCTAACGGTGGCAATGTAGATAGATCGCCTGCAGCGAGCTGCAGATAAAGATTGTTCAATGATGTGTTAAACGATGCCACACTCCATCCATCCGCAATGGCATGATGGAACTGTAACACAAATAAATAATGATCGGAAGTCCGCAATAGGTGCATTCGCCACAACGGGGCCTGGTCAACGATGAAAGGATGCTTCCGTTCTTCCGCCAGGAATGCTAATAACGCCGCATGTATATTTGCTGCCGCCCGGATATCTACCACCGGTAGTGCTACCGGTATAGTGGAATAAACAACCTGTATACCTGCAGAAAGTTGTTCGATCGGAAATGCCGTCCGTAATATGCCGTGTCGGGCAACAATCAATTCCAGCGCTTTTTTAAAGCGCACAATATCAACATCCTTACTTAACCGGTAAGCAAATTGATCATGATAGATCGCGGCGTCTGGGTATTGAAGGGAGGTAGCGATCATACCCAGCTGGATATCACTCATCGGAAAAAGATCTGCTATCATAGCCGCATCCGGCAGCAGCGGCAGCAATGAACGTCGCTGCTCCTCCAACATAACTGCTACCTGCCGTACCTGCTCCTGGTAATGATCCGCAGGTAGTAACGTATCTATCAATGAAGCCAACGCATCGATAGTAGTAGCCTTATAGAGATCCGCTACAGACACTTCTTTGCGGAATACCTTCCTCACCTGGCTGATCACGCGTATCAGGTTAAGCGAATCCCCGCCTAGCTCAAAATAATTATCAGTAATGCTGATCGCTTTCGCACCTAACACGCCTTGCCAGATATCATGCAGCAACTGCTCCGTTTCATTACGAGGCGCTATCTGTATGGTCTGTGATTGCGGATCAGGTAACGCATCACGATCTACCTTACCATTACTGGTAAGTGGTATTTTTGTTACAACAACAAAGAGTTGTGGAACCATATAGTCGGGCAGCCTGCCTTGTAGGGCCGTGATCATAACTGCTTTGTCAAAGGCGCCGGTAGGTACGATATAAGCCACCAGGTGTTTTTCACCAGCGCCTTTATGCAAGGCCCTGGCTAATACGACTCCTTGTTTGACAAGCCCGGTCTGTAGTATCGCATTTTCAATTTCACCGAGCTCAATACGATACCCTCTCACCTTCACCTGGTTGTCTATACGTCCCAGGTACTCCAGTGTCCCGTCAGGCAACCACCTGGCGAGGTCCCCGGTTTTATACAATCGTTGTGAAGTAATAGTAGAATGTTCAATAAAACGTTCGGTAGTAAGAGCTTCCCTGTTCAGATACCCTCTTGCCAAACCTGCTCCTGCGATATAGAGTTCCCCGGGTACACCTTCGGGCAGCAACTGTGCCTGTGCATCGAGTACATAAGCCGTCAGCGAAGCAATGGGTTTACCGATTACACTAGTGGCTGCCTGTATATGCTGTGCATGGATCTCCTGGAAGGTCACATGCACGGTCGTCTCTGTAATACCATACATGTTGATAAGGCGGCAGGTAGTATAAGCTGCATGCCATGGTTTTAGTTTGGCAGGGTTGAGTGCTTCCCCGCCAAAGATGACATAGCGTACGGAGAGATCAGGGAAGTTGTCAGCCGCCGCGGATATAGTGTCCTGCAATACATAAAAAGCAGCAGGTGTCTGATTGAGTACGGTTACCTGCTCGTTATGCAATAAAGCGGCAAATGCAGGAGTATCCCTGGCAATATGTTTGGGAACGACAACCAGCCTGCCGCCGTACAATAACGCGCCATACATCTCCCACACAGAGAAATCAAAACAGAAAGAATGAAACAATGTCCAGACATCTGATTGTCGGAATTGGAATAAAGGCTCCGTGGCATCAAACAGGCTGATGACATTACGATGCTCAATGATCACGCCTTTAGGCTGCCCGGTAGACCCGGATGTGTAGATGACGTAGGCCGCCTGCTGCGGGCTGACTACAGGCAACGCTTCGGGCTGCAAGGCATCAGTCTGCAGGAGCACCTGTACCGTAAGGAATGTAGGACTATGTACCTCTGCGCAGATCGTCTGCAACAGCGGAAGATGTGTTTCAGTAGTGATAGCCAGCGTAGCCGCCGTATCCTGTAAGATGAACCGTATCCGCTCGGTAGGATAGGAGGGGTCTACAGGCACATAGGCGGCCCCCGCTTTTAAGATGCCGATCAGGGCAACGATCATGTCAATAGATGGTTCCAGGCATACCGGGATAAAGGTGTCCGGCAGCAGGCCATGACGGATAAGCTGCGCTGCAAGCAAGGTCGATCGCCGGTCAAGCTCCTGGTAAGACAACTGCTGTTCTCCAAAGGTCAGTGCAATATGACCCGGTACGCTCATCACCTGTCTGGCAAAAAGATCCACGATGCTGGGATAGTTAGTTTTCATGGCAGGAATAATCTCGACGGACGCCTGCCCGGCTGATAATATATGATCCCGCTGTATCGTATCGTCATAATGGCGAAGTATTTGTATTAATACCTGGTGGAAATAAGTATAGATCTCCTCCATCGATTGACCACATTTGAAAGACCGGGTTTGAGATACTAAAAGGATCAACTCATCTTCCGTGATACTGATACTCCAGTCCAGGAACGTATTGGTAAAGGCATGATTACTGAACAACACTGACCTTTCATCAGCAGTATTACCCGCGGTCAACCCTTCTGAGAACTGGTCATATACATGGAAGTTGACAAAGTTGAATAATACGTCAAAAAAAGGATTCTCCTGCGCAGGCCCCTTACCGGCAGCATGGGTGATAGCCGATAAAGGCAGCCGGTCGTGAGATTGCAGTGCCAGCTGCTTTTGCTCCAATTGTGCAAAGAACTGCTGCCAGCTATCTAATGCCGTAGGCATCGTATACCTGAACGGGATCGTATTCAGAAAACATCCCAGCAATCGATCCCCATCTTCTACCAGCGGACGATTATTGCTTACTAAACCAATCGTCCCTTCTTTTTCATAATGCAGCAATCCCAGGGTATAGACCGTTGCTCCAAGGAATAGTGTTTTTAACGATAAGCCTTCTGCAGCGGCCTTACTTTTTAACGCAGTAAAAAATGCGGGATCAAACTTCCTTTTGAAACGATGACAGAGCGTATCTTCCGAAAAAAGATCTAATCGCTTATAACCAGATAATTCATGTGACCAGAATGTTTTGGCTGCCTCATTATCTTTCTCTATGATATCCTGTATAACAAAATCCCGGTAAGTACTTTTTAATGGTGTTAACTGACTGGGGATTTCCCCTCCCACTAATTGGAGATAGAGGTTATTTAACGCCGTGTTAAAAGAAGCCACACTCCATCCATCAGCTATGGCGTGATGAAACTGTAATACAAAGATATAATGATCCCTCGCCTGTAACAGGTTGGCACGCCATAACGGCGCCTGCTCGATGATAAAGGGCCGGGCTCGTTCAGCAGCTAGGAAATCAGCCAGCGCCTTCGTTACATCTGCTGCCGCCCGGATATCCGTAACCGGTAAAGGTACAGGTACTGTTCGGTACACTACCTGCACACTTGCTGTAAGAAGGTCGAGCTGAAAAGAAGTCCTTAATATACCGTGCTGCTGTACAATCAACTGTAATGCTTGTTGAAATAAACGGATATTCAGATGTATAGGTAGCCGGTAAGAAAACTGATCATGGTAAATAGCTGCACCTGGATGTTTGAGGAAAGCGATGATCATACCCAACTGAATATCACTCATCGGAAAGATATCTTCCACCTCTGCTGCATCGGGCAATACAGCAAGCAACCTGGTTTTCTTTTCCTCCAATAGCTCAGATACCGACCGCACTGTTTCCTGATAGCTGCCGAGTGCCGGTAAAGTGTCTATCAACGAAGCCACTGCGCCGATAGTAGTGGCCCTGTACAGATCGATGGCCAGCACCTCTTTCTGAAAGACTTGCCTGATCCGGTTGATCACGCGTATCAGGTTAAGCGAATCCCCGCCTAGCTCAAAATAATTATCAGTAATACTGATCGCTTTCGCACCTAACACGCCTTGCCAGATATCATGCAGCAACTGCTCCGTTTCATTACGAGGCGCTATCTGTATGGTTTGCGATTGCGGATCAGGTAACGCATCACGATCTACCTTACCATTACTGGTAAGTGGTATTTTTGTTACAACAACAAAGAGTTGTGGAACCATATAGTCGGGCAGCCTGCCTTGCAGGGCCGTGATCATAACTGCTTTGTCAAAGGCGCCGGTAGGTACGATATAAGCCACCAGGTGTTTTTCACCAGCGCCTTTATGCAAGGCCCTGGCTAATACGACTCCTTGTTTGACAAGCCCGGTCTGTAGTATCGCATTTTCAATTTCACCGAGCTCAATACGATACCCTCTCACCTTCACCTGGTTGTCTATACGTCCCAGGTACTCCAGTGTCCCGTCAGGCAACCACCTGGCGAGGTCCCCGGTTTTATACAATCGTTGTGAAGTAATAGTAGAATGTTCAATAAAACGTTCGGTAGTAAGAGCTTCCCTGTTCAGATACCCTCTTGCCAAACCTGCTCCTGCGATATAGAGTTCCCCGGGTACACCTTCGGGCAGCAACTGTGCCTGTGCATCGAGTACATAAGCCGTCAGCGAAGCAATGGGTTTACCGATTACACTAGTGGCTGCCTGTATATGCTGTGCATGGATCTCCTGGAAGGTCACATGCACGGTC
Protein-coding regions in this window:
- a CDS encoding sodium:solute symporter family protein encodes the protein MIAISLLSEQAILPLFILVYLVVTILIGQWAARRVHSTSDFVVAGRNLPLGMSACVIFATWFGSETMLGSTSEFAQHGFLGIMEDPFGASLCLLLVGLFFARPLYRFNILTFCDFFRIRYGRKAEVISALLMIPSYFGWIAAQIVAMGIVINTVMGVPQEIAMIISALIVMAYTYSGGMWSVSVTDFVQTIMIIGGLIILAWTFVSQAGGLGRVLQETPAHHYRFLPDHNWHDWLKYLAAWMTIGLGSIPQQDVFQRLMSAKSERVAVYSSFMGAGMYLVIGLLPVLIVMCARVLYPSLLAGETEKILPNMVLQHGSLFIQVMFFGALLSAIMSTTSGAILAPATVLGENLIRPFYKNINDKQLLLVIRLSVIGVALISLVMALISRNIYELVADSSILSLVSLFVPLTAGIYWKAANNAGAILSILLGTAVYLITEYIASPIPSLMTGLGASIAGMLLGVLIWGRDAAVVAPEQ
- a CDS encoding class I SAM-dependent methyltransferase; amino-acid sequence: MDQSTSKIQMFENRLAKVFKHLRKTARRQEITCYRVYDDDIPEFPFSIEFYEDYIYVAEYHRKHGMEEEAHEAWLDQCIETISRVLEVPAENIYIKQRQRQQHRQGGQQYEKLSFESKEFTVKEGGLRFKVNLSDYLDTGLFLDHRITRGMVREEAAGKKILNLFCYTGSFSVYAAAGGATEVTSVDLSKTYLGWAEENMRLNGFDAERHHFVHADVLQYLDTLKINTYDLVILDPPTFSNSKRMKDILDIQRDHVDIVNRVLMATRKGGVVYFSNNYRRFVLDADNISASSIKDITAQTLPFDFQQKMIRKCYRLVK